One Grus americana isolate bGruAme1 chromosome Z, bGruAme1.mat, whole genome shotgun sequence DNA window includes the following coding sequences:
- the SIGMAR1 gene encoding sigma non-opioid intracellular receptor 1, whose amino-acid sequence MAWPRRGRSRSPSRWRRGGAAAAAGGMGAVGRRALRAGLALGALALVLQGLRGWLASKRYEFTPAEIAQLARHHAGLDHELAFSKIIVELRKKHPGHILPDEDLQWVFVNAGGWMGSMCLLHASLTEYVLLFGTAIDTGGHSGRYWADISDTVISGTFRQWKEGTTRSEIYYPGDTIVHQAGEATSVQWSAGTWMVEYGRGFIPSTLAFALADTLFSTQDFVTLFYTLRVYAKGLLLEANAAFSTLGC is encoded by the exons ATGGCGtggccgcggcgggggcggtcccgctccccgtcccggtggcggcggggcggagcggcggcggcggcgggcggcatGGGGGCGGTGGGGCGGCGAGCGCTGCGGGCCGGGCTGGCGCTGGGCGCGCTGGCGCTGGTGCtgcaggggctgcggggctggctGGCCTCCAAGCGGTACGAGTTCACCCCCGCCGAGATCGCCCAGCTCGCCCGGCACCACGCGG ggctggacCATGAGCTGGCTTTCTCCAAGATAATCGTGGAACTACGGAAGAAGCACCCAGGCCACATCCTGCCAGACGAGGACTTGCAGTGGGTGTTTGTGAACGCGGGTGGGTGGATGGGCTCCATGTGCCTCCTCCACGCCTCGCTCACTGAGTACGTGCTGCTCTTCGGGACAGCCATTGACACCGGGGGCCACTCGG GTCGGTACTGGGCAGATATCTCTGACACCGTCATCTCGGGGACCTTCCGGCAGTGGAAGGAGGGGACCACTAGAAGTGAGATCTACTATCCAG GGGACACCATCGTGCACCAGGCTGGAGAGGCCACGTCGGTGCAGTGGAGTGCAGGCACCTGGATGGTGGAGTACGGCCGGGGCTTTATCCCCTCCACACTCGCCTTCGCCCTGGCTGACACCCTCTTCAGCACTCAGGACTTCGTCACCCTCTTCTACACCCTGCGCGTCTACGCCAAGGGCCTGCTCCTGGAAGCCAATGCCGCCTTCAGCACCTTGGGCTGCTGA
- the GALT gene encoding galactose-1-phosphate uridylyltransferase codes for MEPSLVGEEEEGGGRFRASEHQHARYNPLRDDWVLVSAHRVKRPWQGQVEKPPPEDVPRWDPKNPLCPGATRANGEVNPQYEGTFVFPNDFPALQPDAPEPGDSDHPLFRAAAARGVCKVMCFHPWSDLTLPLMSLAEIRAVIDAWAELAAELGASYPWVQIFENKGAMMGCSNPHPHCQVWASSFLPNEAHLEDRTQRQHLTQHSVPMLLEYAEQEALRKERLVVENADWLVVVPYWATWPYQTLLLPRRHVCRLQDLREDERDSLASIMQRLLIKYDNLFEVSFPYSMGWHGAPTGPYLEEDCRHWQLHAHYYPPLLRSATVRKFMVGYEMLAQAQRDLTPEQAAERLRSLPEVHYKQRTKETS; via the exons ATGGAGCCATCGCtggtgggggaggaagaggaggggggcGGCCGCTTCCGTGCCAGCG AGCACCAGCACGCTCGTTATAACCCGCTGCGGGACGACTGGGTGCTGGTGTCAGCCCACCGCGTGAAGCGCCCCTGGCAGGGGCAGGTGGAGAAGCCACCCCCTGAGGATGTGCCCCGCTGGGACCCCAAAAATCCCCTCTGCCCCGGGGCCACCCGGGCCAACGGCGAG GTGAACCCCCAGTATGAGGGCACCTTCGTCTTCCCAAATGACTTCCCTGCGTTGCAGCCCGATGCTCCTGAGCCTG GTGACAGTGATCACCCCTTGTTTCGAGCTGCAGCAGCCCGGGGTGTGTG CAAGGTGATGTGCTTCCACCCCTGGTCGGATCTGACGCTGCCCCTCATGTCCCTGGCAGAGATCCGGGCTGTCATCGACGCGTGGGCAGAACTGGCGGCTGAGCTGGGTGCCTCCTACCCCTGGGTGCAG aTCTTCGAGAACAAGGGAGCGATGATGGGCTGTTCCAATCCACACCCCCACTGCCAG GTGTGGGCCAGCAGCTTCCTCCCAAATGAGGCACACCTGGAGGACCGGACCCAGCGGCAGCACCTGACCCAGCACAGCGTGCCCATGCTGCTGGAGTATGCTGAGCAGGAGGCTCTCCGAAAG GAGCGGCTGGTGGTGGAGAATGCGGACTGGCTGGTTGTGGTGCCATACTGGGCCACCTGGCCCTACcagaccctgctgctgccccgcCGCCACGTCTGTCGCCTCCAGGATCTTCGTGAGGACGAGAGGGACA GTCTGGCCTCCATCATGCAGAGGCTGCTCATCAAGTACGACAACCTCTTTGAAGTCTCCTTCCCCTACTCCATGGGCTGGCATG GAGCACCCACGGGCCCCTACCTGGAGGAGGACTGCAGGCACTGGCAGCTCCATGCTCACTACTACCCCCCGCTGCTCCGCTCCGCCACCGTCCGCAAGTTCATGGTGGGCTATGAGATGCTGGCGCAGGCGCAGCGGGACCTCACCCCGGAGCAG GCGGCTGAGCGCTTGAGGAGCCTCCCCGAGGTGCACTACAAGCAGAGAACCAAGGAGACATCGTGA